The nucleotide window ATATTATATGAATTTTTATATTTTCATTTAAAACCATGCATCTATAGGTTAAAAAATAATATTATGATTACTGAAGTAGATTATTTAGAATTTTTAGATGATGTTGATGATGAAAAATTATTAGAAATTGTAAAAAGAAATATTAAAGAAATTGAAAAGGTATATAATGTTAAATTTAATAAACAAGAATTAGTATTAATAACATTTCATTTTAAATCTTCTATAGAAAGAGAAATGTATAAATTTAAAAAAACAGTAATATTAGTTTGTGGATTAGGTTATGGAACATCAAGAATTTTAGCAAAAAAATTAACTAGAAATTTTCAAATTAATATAGTTGATATACTTCCAGCTTATAAGTTAAAAGAAAAAATTGAAAAGTTTGATAATATTGATTTTGTTATATCAACTATAGACTTAGAAATAAATTCTATAAAAATAACGCCTTTATTAAGTATAGAAGATCAAAAATTATTAATCAGTAAGGGAATAAAGAGAAAAATAAATAAAATTAACATAAATAATTTATTATTAGAAATAGAAAAAATATCTCCTTTAAAAAATAAAGAAAAAATTATTGAAAATATATTAGAAAAATATGGAGAAATTTTCTATGCTAAAAAAATAAAAGAATATTCAATATTTAATTATATGAATTCTAATAATGTAATATATATAAATGATGTTGATAATTGGGAAGATGCTATTTTTAATGTAGGTAAAATTCTCTTGAAAAATAAATCTATAACATATGAATATATAGACGAAATAATAAAAATAAGTAAAAAATATGGGCCATATATATTTTTAGGAAATAATCTAGCAATACCACATGGGACTTTAAAATATACTATAAAAAACGATGTATCATTTTTGATTTTAAAAAAAGAAGTAGAGTTTATTGAAAAGAAAGCAAGGCTCTTTATTTGTTTTTCATCAATAGATAGTCAATTTAATAAAGATATATTGAATTCAATATTAGAAATTATAAATCAGAAGGAATTAATTGATAGTATTATTGAAACTAATAATTATGAAGAATTAAAAAAAATTATAAAAAAGGAGTTTAATCATGAAATTATTAGATAAAGAAATAGAAATTTTAATAAAAGAAAGATGTAATAATTGGGAAGAAGCAATAGATAAAGTTTCATTACCGTTATTAAAAAAAAATAAAATAACTTCTCAATATATTAGTGTTATGAAAAAATTTAATATTGATTATAATGCATATTTTGTTATAGCTAAAGGGGTGGCATTAGTTCATGCAAGACCTGAAAATGGGGTTATAGAGCCAGGGATAAGTATAATGACATTAGAAAAACCAGTAAATTTTGGAAATGCTGAAAATGATCCAGTATCAATTGTTTTTTGTATAGCTTCAATTTCAAAATCAGATCATATAGATATTTTAAAATTTATTATGAAATTATTAGATGATGAAAATAAACTCCATTATATGTTAAATGTAAAGAATAAAAATGAAATGAAAAAAATCTTTAATTAAAAATGAAAAACTAAAATTTTATAAGGAGGAAAATATGAAAACTAAAATTTTATTTGTGTGTGGTGCTGGCTTAGGAAGTAGCTTTGCATGTCAAATGATAACAGAGGAGGTATTAAAAAAGAATAATTATGAAGATTATCAGTTAGATCATAGTGATATTTCTTCATGCATATCACTGAAACCTAATATAATAATAACAGCTGAAAATTTTAAAACACAATTTAAAAATTTTAATATACCAGAGGGTATTAAAATTATATATTTAAAAAATATAGTTTCTA belongs to Oceanivirga salmonicida and includes:
- a CDS encoding PTS sugar transporter subunit IIA; this encodes MLYEFLYFHLKPCIYRLKNNIMITEVDYLEFLDDVDDEKLLEIVKRNIKEIEKVYNVKFNKQELVLITFHFKSSIEREMYKFKKTVILVCGLGYGTSRILAKKLTRNFQINIVDILPAYKLKEKIEKFDNIDFVISTIDLEINSIKITPLLSIEDQKLLISKGIKRKINKININNLLLEIEKISPLKNKEKIIENILEKYGEIFYAKKIKEYSIFNYMNSNNVIYINDVDNWEDAIFNVGKILLKNKSITYEYIDEIIKISKKYGPYIFLGNNLAIPHGTLKYTIKNDVSFLILKKEVEFIEKKARLFICFSSIDSQFNKDILNSILEIINQKELIDSIIETNNYEELKKIIKKEFNHEIIR
- a CDS encoding PTS sugar transporter subunit IIA, whose protein sequence is MKLLDKEIEILIKERCNNWEEAIDKVSLPLLKKNKITSQYISVMKKFNIDYNAYFVIAKGVALVHARPENGVIEPGISIMTLEKPVNFGNAENDPVSIVFCIASISKSDHIDILKFIMKLLDDENKLHYMLNVKNKNEMKKIFN
- a CDS encoding PTS sugar transporter subunit IIB, whose protein sequence is MKTKILFVCGAGLGSSFACQMITEEVLKKNNYEDYQLDHSDISSCISLKPNIIITAENFKTQFKNFNIPEGIKIIYLKNIVSKDEIEEKLKDILGF